One Actinospica robiniae DSM 44927 genomic region harbors:
- a CDS encoding tannase/feruloyl esterase family alpha/beta hydrolase, with protein MRFSIATDEHAADGVAPRRRRRWPVVTAVAAAATLAAGLYAGGSEAASGPAASGIAPVQTCAQAQGINLLSLAGANTQITSATAVTAADNPTGKWDACEVQGIIAPETHFTLYLPTTTYAGEYLQEGCGGGCGSVGTGEPAAAYDCAQSTAGNFAVAADDEGHEGDGFTVMAFQDPELRAVFGYSSEHQLALASKAIIKAFYGSAPSDSYFDGCSDGGREALIEAQRYPTDFNGIVAGSPASVQTELNAFEEAWNAQANTAADGTAIIANADLAPLHDAVLKACGSATDVALGYLSDPLACKWNPAGIACKTGQTSTASDYCLTAAQVETVNKLYSGPTDAQGQLLYPGYEVRGSELNWAGWIVPFGGNQETGALDANIGTSAWQSWVTPTGTFDGGATYMDVKFTKQNFEKLTAANDGELDATDPNLSAFEKAGGKLILWAGYADPAINPAGTISYYQAVTKTMGGLAATEKFAKLYLLPGVAHCGGGQGPSDFDALTAVTQWVTKGQAPNSLLTTLTGQSGNVTATRPVYAYPYIAADTTGGSPTEAASYTPKLSTAEQNLNVQWLGSFRSGYETVSGWVNGQWVTRPADLGR; from the coding sequence GCGGGCCTCTACGCCGGCGGCTCCGAGGCCGCGAGCGGCCCGGCCGCCTCCGGCATCGCGCCGGTGCAGACCTGCGCGCAGGCCCAGGGAATCAACCTCCTGAGCCTCGCCGGGGCCAACACCCAGATCACCTCCGCGACGGCCGTGACCGCCGCGGACAACCCGACCGGCAAGTGGGACGCCTGTGAGGTCCAGGGCATCATCGCGCCGGAGACCCACTTCACCCTCTACCTGCCCACCACCACCTACGCGGGCGAGTACCTCCAGGAGGGCTGCGGCGGCGGTTGCGGCAGCGTCGGGACCGGCGAGCCCGCGGCCGCCTACGACTGCGCCCAGTCCACCGCCGGGAACTTCGCCGTCGCCGCGGACGACGAGGGCCACGAAGGCGACGGCTTCACGGTCATGGCCTTCCAGGACCCTGAGCTCAGGGCCGTGTTCGGCTACTCGTCCGAGCACCAGCTGGCGCTCGCGTCCAAGGCGATCATCAAGGCCTTCTACGGCAGCGCGCCGAGCGACTCCTACTTCGACGGCTGCTCGGACGGCGGCCGCGAGGCCCTGATCGAGGCCCAGCGCTACCCGACGGACTTCAACGGCATCGTCGCCGGTTCGCCCGCGTCGGTGCAGACCGAGCTCAACGCTTTCGAGGAGGCCTGGAACGCCCAGGCGAACACGGCGGCGGACGGCACGGCGATCATCGCCAACGCCGACCTGGCCCCGCTGCACGACGCGGTGCTCAAGGCCTGCGGCAGCGCCACCGACGTCGCCCTCGGCTACCTCAGCGATCCGCTGGCCTGCAAGTGGAATCCGGCCGGCATCGCGTGCAAGACCGGCCAGACCTCGACCGCGAGCGACTACTGCCTGACGGCCGCTCAGGTCGAGACCGTGAACAAGCTCTACTCCGGCCCGACCGACGCCCAGGGCCAGCTGCTCTACCCGGGTTACGAGGTGCGCGGCTCCGAGCTGAACTGGGCCGGCTGGATCGTGCCGTTCGGCGGGAACCAGGAGACCGGCGCGCTCGACGCCAACATCGGCACCTCCGCGTGGCAGAGCTGGGTCACCCCGACCGGCACCTTCGACGGAGGCGCCACGTACATGGACGTCAAGTTCACCAAGCAGAACTTCGAGAAGCTCACCGCCGCCAACGACGGTGAGCTCGACGCGACCGACCCGAACCTCTCGGCGTTCGAGAAGGCCGGCGGCAAGCTGATCCTGTGGGCCGGCTACGCCGACCCGGCGATCAACCCCGCCGGCACGATCTCGTACTACCAGGCCGTGACCAAGACCATGGGCGGTCTGGCCGCGACGGAGAAGTTCGCCAAGCTCTACCTGCTGCCGGGCGTCGCCCACTGCGGCGGCGGCCAGGGTCCGTCGGACTTCGACGCCCTGACCGCGGTCACCCAGTGGGTGACCAAGGGCCAGGCGCCGAACAGCCTGCTGACCACGCTGACCGGCCAGTCCGGCAACGTCACCGCGACCCGCCCGGTGTACGCGTACCCGTACATCGCGGCGGACACCACCGGCGGTTCGCCGACCGAGGCCGCGAGCTACACGCCGAAGCTGTCCACGGCCGAGCAGAACCTGAATGTGCAGTGGCTCGGTTCCTTCCGCTCCGGCTACGAGACGGTCAGCGGCTGGGTCAACGGCCAGTGGGTCACCCGGCCCGCGGACCTGGGCCGCTGA
- a CDS encoding PIG-L deacetylase family protein translates to MAEKTDALLVVSAHAGDFVWRSGGAIALAASRGQRAKVVCLSFGERGESAKAWLAGKKLEEIKALRRAEAEAAAEALGAEIEFFDAGDYPLLESAELVDRLVHVYREVAPTVVLTHTLSDPYNGDHPAAARMAIQARILAQAIGYEAPGEPLGAPPLFSFEPHQSEQCDFKPNVLLDITPVWERKEAAMQCLPAQQHMWDYYTDLAKRRGVQLERNAGPNLGLGKNTRAEAFMRHYPQTTRELS, encoded by the coding sequence ATGGCGGAGAAGACGGATGCGCTGCTGGTCGTGAGCGCGCACGCGGGTGACTTCGTGTGGCGTTCCGGCGGTGCGATCGCGCTGGCGGCTTCGCGGGGGCAGCGGGCGAAGGTGGTGTGCCTGTCGTTCGGGGAGCGGGGCGAGTCGGCGAAGGCGTGGCTGGCCGGCAAGAAGCTCGAGGAGATCAAGGCTCTGCGCCGCGCGGAGGCCGAGGCCGCGGCCGAGGCGTTGGGCGCGGAGATCGAGTTCTTCGACGCGGGCGACTATCCGCTGCTGGAGAGCGCGGAGCTGGTCGACCGCCTCGTGCACGTCTACCGCGAGGTGGCGCCGACCGTCGTGCTGACGCACACGTTGTCAGACCCCTACAACGGCGATCACCCGGCCGCGGCGCGGATGGCGATCCAGGCGCGGATCCTGGCGCAGGCCATCGGCTACGAGGCGCCGGGTGAGCCGTTGGGCGCGCCGCCGCTGTTCTCGTTCGAGCCGCACCAGTCGGAGCAGTGCGACTTCAAGCCGAATGTGCTGCTGGACATCACGCCGGTGTGGGAGCGCAAGGAGGCTGCGATGCAGTGCCTGCCGGCGCAGCAGCACATGTGGGACTACTACACGGATCTGGCCAAGCGCCGGGGCGTGCAGCTCGAGCGCAACGCGGGCCCGAATCTGGGGCTGGGCAAGAACACCCGGGCCGAGGCGTTCATGCGCCACTACCCGCAGACCACGAGGGAACTGTCGTGA
- a CDS encoding 4-carboxy-4-hydroxy-2-oxoadipate aldolase/oxaloacetate decarboxylase codes for MTSARSSRVVVTGVPRPPLEQLDEFAGFGVATVHEALGRVGYLGPDHRPIQPDVRVAGSVVTALCWPGDNLMIHAAVEQCAEGDILVVATTSPCSDGLFGELLATSLDARGVRGLIIDTGVRDTSELRAMGFPVWSRHVSAQGTVKATAGAVNVPIAVGRQTVYPGAVILADDDGVLTFPAADLPRAIEASKAREAKEQATREALAGGQLGLDRYNLRPLLANLGVEYVTYDDYIGGGGERAHG; via the coding sequence GTGACCAGCGCCCGTTCAAGCCGTGTCGTCGTCACCGGCGTTCCGCGCCCGCCGCTGGAGCAGCTCGACGAGTTCGCCGGGTTCGGCGTCGCCACTGTGCACGAGGCGCTGGGCCGGGTCGGGTATCTGGGTCCTGATCATCGGCCGATCCAGCCGGACGTGCGGGTGGCCGGGTCCGTGGTCACGGCGCTGTGCTGGCCGGGGGACAACCTGATGATCCACGCGGCGGTCGAGCAGTGTGCGGAGGGCGACATCCTCGTGGTGGCAACGACTTCTCCGTGTTCGGACGGCCTCTTCGGCGAGCTGCTGGCCACCTCGCTCGACGCCCGTGGTGTACGAGGCCTGATCATCGACACCGGCGTGCGCGACACGTCGGAGCTGCGCGCGATGGGCTTCCCGGTCTGGTCGCGGCACGTGAGCGCGCAGGGCACGGTCAAGGCCACCGCGGGCGCGGTCAACGTGCCGATCGCGGTCGGACGGCAGACGGTGTATCCGGGTGCTGTGATCCTCGCCGACGACGACGGTGTGCTCACCTTCCCGGCCGCGGACCTGCCTCGCGCGATCGAGGCGTCGAAGGCCCGCGAGGCCAAGGAGCAGGCCACCCGCGAGGCCCTCGCCGGCGGACAGCTCGGCCTCGACCGCTACAACCTCAGGCCCCTGCTCGCGAACCTCGGCGTCGAGTACGTCACCTACGACGACTACATCGGCGGGGGAGGCGAGCGGGCGCATGGGTGA
- a CDS encoding PrpF domain-containing protein has protein sequence MGERGIPCILMRGGTSKGAYFLAADLPADRKTRDDLILRIMGSPDPRQIDGIGGAHPLTSKVAVIGPSTRADADVDYLFLQVGVGEAFVTDKQNCGNLLAGVGPFAVERGLVPAAAERTSVRIHLVNTGESATATFATPDGAVDYAEPVLLSFAAPEGKPLLPTGRVRDEIDGFRVTCVDNGMPTVVLVAADLGVSGYETPAELEADERVAERIRRIRAGALDRMGLGDAPSLPKITLLAPARDGGTVSTRTFIPVRCHEAIGVLGAVSVATALLLPGAVGADLAGPVEPGRPLRLEHPTGAVDVSVELDPGAPADRPRTRRAGLVRTARKLFEGTVHPRPSQHTASN, from the coding sequence ATGGGTGAGCGCGGCATACCCTGCATCCTGATGCGTGGCGGCACGTCGAAGGGCGCGTACTTCCTCGCCGCCGACCTGCCCGCGGACCGGAAGACGCGCGACGACCTGATCCTGCGGATCATGGGCAGCCCCGATCCCCGGCAGATCGACGGCATCGGCGGCGCGCACCCGCTCACCAGCAAGGTCGCCGTCATCGGCCCGTCCACCCGCGCCGACGCGGACGTCGACTACCTGTTCCTGCAGGTCGGCGTCGGCGAGGCGTTCGTCACGGACAAGCAGAACTGCGGCAACCTGCTCGCCGGGGTCGGCCCGTTCGCCGTCGAGCGAGGGCTCGTGCCGGCCGCGGCGGAGCGCACCTCCGTGCGCATCCACCTCGTCAACACCGGCGAGTCGGCCACCGCGACCTTCGCCACCCCCGATGGCGCGGTCGACTACGCCGAGCCGGTGCTGCTCTCCTTTGCCGCACCCGAGGGCAAGCCGCTGCTGCCCACCGGCCGCGTACGCGACGAGATCGACGGGTTCCGCGTGACCTGCGTCGACAACGGCATGCCGACGGTGGTGCTGGTGGCGGCCGACCTCGGCGTCAGCGGCTACGAGACGCCGGCCGAGCTCGAGGCGGACGAACGCGTCGCCGAGCGGATCCGGCGGATCCGGGCCGGCGCCCTGGACCGGATGGGCCTGGGCGACGCGCCGTCGCTGCCGAAGATCACCCTGCTCGCGCCCGCCCGCGACGGCGGCACCGTCAGCACGCGCACCTTCATCCCGGTGCGCTGCCACGAGGCCATCGGCGTGCTCGGGGCCGTCAGCGTCGCCACGGCGCTGCTGCTGCCCGGGGCCGTCGGCGCCGACCTCGCCGGCCCGGTGGAACCAGGCCGACCCCTGCGGCTCGAACATCCGACCGGCGCGGTGGACGTGTCGGTCGAACTGGATCCCGGCGCGCCCGCAGACCGCCCGCGCACCCGCCGAGCCGGCCTGGTGCGCACAGCCCGCAAGCTGTTCGAGGGCACCGTCCACCCCCGGCCGTCGCAGCACACTGCCAGCAACTGA
- a CDS encoding catechol 2,3-dioxygenase, with the protein MTTPSPFHEIAHLGHVELLTPQPEASLRFFTEIMGLRECARDGDSVYLRTFDDYEHHSLILTACATSGIRRTALRTWSAEALERRAAAIEAAGRGIGWREGGHGIGRTYAFRDPDGHEFELYWESEHYRAPEASRPALKNQAEAKPAYGVGVRRLDHVNYLAADVAANGRFQRDVLGARTTEQIQLNDGRIAAQWHHFGNKSYDLVYTEDWTGSEGRLHHIAFATDTREEILRAADVFLDAGVFIETGPHKHAIQQTFFLYVYEPGGNRIELCNPVSRLLLAPDWKTVTWTEAERAKGQAWGLKTIESFHTHGTPPVQVD; encoded by the coding sequence ATGACCACCCCCTCGCCCTTCCACGAGATCGCGCACCTCGGCCACGTCGAACTGCTCACCCCGCAACCCGAGGCGAGCCTGCGGTTCTTCACCGAGATCATGGGCCTGCGCGAGTGCGCCCGCGACGGCGACTCGGTCTACCTGCGCACCTTCGACGACTACGAACACCACAGCCTGATCCTCACCGCGTGCGCGACCTCCGGCATCCGCCGCACCGCGCTGCGCACCTGGAGCGCCGAGGCGCTCGAACGGCGCGCGGCCGCGATCGAGGCGGCCGGCCGCGGCATCGGCTGGCGCGAGGGCGGGCACGGCATCGGCCGCACCTACGCGTTCCGCGACCCGGACGGCCACGAGTTCGAGCTCTACTGGGAATCCGAGCACTACCGGGCGCCCGAGGCCTCCCGTCCGGCGCTCAAGAACCAGGCCGAGGCCAAGCCCGCCTACGGCGTCGGCGTGCGGCGCCTCGACCACGTCAACTACCTCGCCGCCGACGTCGCGGCGAACGGGCGCTTCCAGCGCGACGTGCTCGGCGCGCGCACCACCGAGCAGATCCAGCTGAACGACGGCCGGATCGCGGCGCAGTGGCACCACTTCGGCAACAAGTCCTACGACCTGGTCTATACCGAGGACTGGACCGGGAGCGAGGGGCGGCTGCACCACATCGCCTTCGCCACCGACACCCGCGAGGAGATCCTGCGGGCCGCCGACGTCTTCCTGGACGCCGGCGTGTTCATCGAGACCGGCCCGCACAAGCACGCGATCCAGCAGACCTTCTTCCTGTACGTCTACGAGCCCGGCGGCAACCGGATCGAGCTGTGCAACCCGGTCTCCCGGCTGCTGCTGGCGCCCGACTGGAAGACGGTGACCTGGACCGAGGCCGAGCGGGCCAAGGGTCAGGCCTGGGGGCTGAAGACGATCGAGTCCTTCCACACCCACGGCACCCCGCCGGTCCAGGTCGACTGA
- a CDS encoding transketolase yields the protein MDTMRERFVSTTTALLDADPGLAVVLADITATQFDPAKAKHPDRVLNVGIREQLLVGVAGGLALAGLRPIAHTFPSFLIERPFEQVKLDLGHQDVGAVLVSYGASYDMAYMGRTHQSPADVALLDTLEGWTVHVPGHPDETEVLLRDAAAGTGRVYLRLSGETNRAPRPVEPGRMAVVKRGSDDASGVVVAVGPLLDPVLEAVADLDVTVLYAATVRPFDVESLRSAVARATTADVVLVEPYLAGTSSHAVDEALLDTPHRVLGLGVARQELRRYGTPAEHAVAHGLDPASLRQRIGAFLG from the coding sequence GTGGACACCATGCGGGAGCGCTTCGTCAGCACCACCACCGCCCTGCTCGACGCCGACCCCGGGCTCGCCGTCGTGCTGGCCGACATCACCGCCACACAGTTCGACCCGGCCAAGGCCAAGCACCCGGACCGGGTGCTGAACGTCGGGATCAGGGAGCAGCTGCTCGTCGGGGTGGCCGGCGGGCTGGCCCTGGCCGGCCTGCGCCCGATCGCGCACACCTTCCCCTCGTTCCTCATCGAGCGCCCGTTCGAGCAGGTCAAGCTGGACCTCGGCCACCAGGACGTGGGCGCGGTGCTGGTCAGCTACGGCGCGTCCTACGACATGGCGTACATGGGGCGCACCCACCAGTCGCCGGCCGACGTCGCGCTGCTCGACACCCTGGAGGGCTGGACCGTGCACGTCCCCGGCCACCCGGACGAGACGGAGGTCCTGCTGCGCGACGCCGCGGCCGGGACGGGACGCGTCTACCTGCGGCTGTCCGGCGAGACCAACCGCGCGCCGCGGCCGGTCGAACCGGGCCGGATGGCCGTGGTCAAGCGCGGATCGGACGACGCTTCGGGGGTCGTGGTGGCCGTCGGGCCGCTGCTCGACCCGGTGCTCGAGGCCGTCGCAGACCTCGACGTCACCGTGCTGTACGCCGCGACCGTCCGACCGTTCGACGTCGAGAGCCTGCGTTCGGCGGTGGCACGCGCCACGACGGCCGACGTGGTGCTGGTCGAGCCGTACCTGGCCGGCACGTCGAGCCACGCCGTGGACGAGGCGCTGCTGGACACGCCGCACCGGGTGCTCGGCCTCGGCGTGGCGCGGCAGGAACTGCGCCGCTACGGGACGCCGGCCGAGCACGCCGTGGCGCACGGCCTCGACCCGGCCTCGCTGCGGCAGCGGATCGGAGCATTCCTGGGCTGA
- a CDS encoding transketolase, with product MALMTGDEKHGPAATSTLDVLWVLYTRVLKGLDPGDPDNPLRDRFLLSKGHGPVAYYAVLAALGFIPEEWLRSFGSFDSPLGHHPDRVLVPGVEIGSGSLGHGLGLAVGTALGLRARGLATQRVVTLLGDAELDEGSNHEAIAYAGAVGLERLTAVVIDNQSATHGWSGGIATRFEREGWSTVTVSGRDHDALEAAFTAPHPGRPRAVIAVVEPKDA from the coding sequence ATGGCGCTGATGACCGGCGACGAGAAGCACGGGCCGGCGGCGACCTCCACCCTCGACGTGCTGTGGGTGCTCTACACCCGCGTGCTCAAGGGACTGGACCCGGGCGACCCGGACAACCCGCTGCGCGACCGCTTCCTGCTCTCGAAGGGCCACGGCCCGGTGGCCTACTACGCCGTGCTGGCCGCGCTCGGCTTCATCCCCGAGGAGTGGCTGCGGAGCTTCGGCTCCTTCGACTCCCCGCTCGGCCACCACCCGGACCGGGTGCTGGTGCCCGGCGTGGAGATCGGCAGCGGCTCGCTCGGGCACGGGCTCGGGCTGGCCGTGGGCACGGCGCTGGGACTGCGGGCGCGCGGACTGGCCACGCAGCGCGTGGTCACGCTGCTCGGCGACGCGGAACTCGACGAGGGCTCGAACCACGAGGCCATCGCCTACGCCGGGGCCGTGGGCCTGGAGAGACTGACCGCCGTCGTCATCGACAACCAGTCGGCCACGCACGGGTGGTCCGGCGGCATCGCCACCCGGTTCGAGCGCGAGGGCTGGTCCACCGTGACCGTGAGCGGCCGGGACCACGACGCGCTGGAGGCCGCCTTCACCGCACCCCACCCCGGCCGCCCGCGCGCGGTGATCGCGGTGGTCGAACCCAAGGACGCGTAG
- the soxR gene encoding redox-sensitive transcriptional activator SoxR: MPVLESRLTIGELARRAGVATSALRYYEQVGLIVSERTAGGQRRYARAMLRRVAFIRAAQQVGLTLDEVGASLARLPAERAPNKADWNSVSHTWVARIDDRIAELEGLRDRLTGCVGCGCLSLRTCRLYNPGDTAATHGAGARWLLGDTPPDGAGIAAE, translated from the coding sequence ATGCCCGTGCTGGAATCGCGCCTGACCATCGGCGAACTCGCCCGCCGCGCCGGGGTGGCCACCTCCGCGCTGCGCTACTACGAGCAGGTCGGGCTGATCGTCTCCGAGCGCACCGCCGGCGGCCAGCGCCGCTACGCCAGGGCCATGCTCCGGCGGGTCGCCTTCATCCGGGCCGCGCAGCAGGTGGGCCTGACCCTGGACGAGGTGGGCGCGTCGCTCGCCCGCCTCCCGGCCGAGCGCGCGCCGAACAAGGCCGACTGGAACTCCGTCTCGCACACCTGGGTGGCCCGGATCGACGACCGCATCGCAGAGCTCGAAGGGCTGCGGGACCGGCTCACCGGCTGCGTCGGCTGCGGCTGCCTCTCCCTGCGCACCTGCCGCCTCTACAACCCGGGCGACACCGCCGCCACCCACGGCGCCGGCGCCCGGTGGCTGCTCGGCGACACCCCGCCGGACGGGGCCGGGATCGCCGCCGAGTAG
- a CDS encoding LysM peptidoglycan-binding domain-containing protein produces MTFHRLSLSAPARKRVRTVTLSAAVIAGVAMPTLAQAATIGSTHTPTQQTAQAASGTTATATNVSDSTPTSSDTTRYTVVAGDTLFGIAKSKLGNGDDYHKLWNLNKDRTESDGAKFTNEDLIQIGWTILVPSGSASSTSSDSATTATTSSSAGSDQSSTGSSASSNSSAKASSSTSSSSSTDSTTTYADNLDGWINQAISILNAHGYSVSYNAIYQTAMNESSGNPSAENGWDSNAAAGTPSIGLMQMIQPTFDAYALSGYNDIYNPVDNIISAVIYAQATYGGLDNVVAARCGGSCWYGY; encoded by the coding sequence TTGACGTTCCACCGTCTGTCCCTGTCCGCCCCTGCCCGCAAGCGTGTCCGGACCGTCACCCTGAGTGCCGCCGTGATCGCCGGCGTGGCGATGCCGACGCTGGCCCAGGCTGCGACGATCGGTTCGACCCACACTCCGACGCAGCAGACCGCGCAGGCCGCCTCCGGCACCACGGCCACCGCGACCAACGTGTCCGACTCGACCCCCACCTCGAGCGACACCACCCGCTACACCGTCGTCGCCGGCGACACCCTGTTCGGCATAGCCAAGAGCAAGCTCGGTAACGGCGACGACTACCACAAGCTCTGGAACCTGAACAAGGACCGCACCGAGTCCGACGGCGCCAAGTTCACCAACGAGGACCTCATCCAGATCGGCTGGACCATCCTGGTCCCGTCCGGCAGCGCGTCCTCCACCTCGAGCGACTCCGCGACCACCGCCACCACCTCCTCGTCGGCGGGTTCGGACCAGTCCTCGACCGGCTCCAGCGCCTCGAGCAACTCGTCCGCCAAGGCGTCTTCGAGCACCAGCTCGTCCTCGAGCACGGACTCGACCACCACCTACGCGGACAACCTGGACGGCTGGATCAACCAGGCCATCTCGATCCTGAACGCGCACGGCTACTCGGTGTCCTACAACGCGATCTACCAGACCGCGATGAACGAGTCCTCCGGCAACCCGAGCGCCGAGAACGGCTGGGACTCCAACGCCGCCGCCGGCACCCCGTCGATCGGCCTCATGCAGATGATCCAGCCGACCTTCGACGCCTACGCGCTCTCCGGCTACAACGACATCTACAACCCGGTCGACAACATCATCTCCGCGGTCATCTACGCGCAGGCCACCTACGGCGGCCTGGACAACGTCGTCGCCGCCCGCTGCGGCGGTTCGTGCTGGTACGGCTACTAA
- the wecB gene encoding non-hydrolyzing UDP-N-acetylglucosamine 2-epimerase: protein MYDPCASILNGSVAFVLGTRREIVKLAPLTGLFADAARVIHTGQHYDARLDEVFFTDCGMRRPDVTLGVGGMSRAGQVAAAVANLDTLFAAARPAAVVVQGDTNSALAGALAANAYGIPLVHVEAGLRSHDRRMPEENNRTLIDHVSDLLCAPTRGNVENLVAERLDPQLVELTGNTVVEALRQSLPGPEARAKVLAEVGVQAGRYVLATIHRPENTDDPRVLGAIVAELEAIGAAGRPVLFPVHPRTRAALTRVTGGRLAEGLSACDPLGYREFLALVAECALVVSDSGGIQEETTVLGRPLVLVRRSTERPEALADFACLAEPGPAISLAAFTLLADVESVHARLSVLPSPFGDGRASFRIRDAMFRRVPGLGAR from the coding sequence GTGTACGATCCCTGCGCATCCATCCTCAACGGCTCGGTCGCCTTCGTCCTCGGCACCCGGCGCGAGATCGTCAAACTCGCCCCGCTGACCGGACTGTTCGCCGACGCCGCCCGGGTCATCCACACCGGCCAGCACTACGACGCGCGCCTGGACGAGGTCTTCTTCACCGACTGCGGCATGCGCCGGCCCGACGTCACCCTCGGCGTGGGCGGGATGTCCCGGGCCGGGCAGGTGGCGGCGGCGGTGGCGAACCTGGACACGCTCTTCGCCGCCGCGCGGCCGGCCGCCGTGGTGGTCCAGGGCGACACCAACTCCGCGCTGGCCGGGGCACTGGCCGCGAACGCCTACGGCATCCCGCTGGTGCACGTGGAGGCCGGGCTGCGCAGCCACGACCGGCGGATGCCGGAGGAGAACAACCGAACCCTGATCGACCACGTCTCCGACCTGTTGTGCGCCCCCACCCGCGGCAACGTGGAGAACCTGGTGGCCGAACGGCTCGACCCGCAGCTGGTCGAGCTGACCGGGAACACCGTGGTCGAGGCGCTGCGCCAGTCCCTGCCCGGACCCGAGGCGCGGGCCAAGGTGCTGGCCGAGGTGGGTGTGCAGGCCGGCCGGTACGTGCTCGCCACCATCCACCGCCCGGAGAACACCGACGACCCGCGCGTGCTCGGCGCGATCGTCGCCGAGCTCGAGGCGATCGGCGCGGCCGGGCGGCCGGTGCTCTTCCCGGTGCACCCGCGCACCCGGGCCGCCCTGACCCGGGTCACCGGCGGGCGGCTGGCCGAGGGGCTCTCCGCCTGCGACCCGCTCGGCTACCGCGAGTTCCTCGCCCTGGTGGCCGAATGCGCGCTGGTGGTCTCCGACTCCGGCGGTATCCAGGAGGAGACGACCGTGCTCGGCCGCCCGCTCGTGCTGGTGCGCCGCAGCACCGAACGGCCCGAGGCCCTGGCCGACTTCGCGTGCCTGGCCGAACCCGGCCCGGCGATCAGCCTCGCCGCCTTCACCCTGCTGGCCGACGTCGAGTCCGTCCACGCCCGGCTCAGTGTGCTGCCTTCGCCGTTCGGCGACGGCCGGGCCTCCTTCCGGATCAGGGACGCGATGTTCCGGCGGGTGCCCGGATTGGGCGCGCGCTGA
- a CDS encoding GGDEF domain-containing protein has protein sequence MLEAPPPIPVPQAARRTLYTASGGFFLVGAALSTASAVAFRQGLPPRDRGPGTVWTVAFTCAGVAGVIGLVLLIWRNRLAERYAVALPFLAVFLTALPMLWSRVMTPTGAVLMLWPVLYSSCLLTEPVTWATTLACVIALIGASFVDPHLGLTDYSPMAATLVLTGLVVVTLQRRVRGLVAELGRQASTDPLTGLANRRTLLDALRRQAAEHGRRGAALCLLMIDIDRFKRLNDTAGHDAGDEALRRLARLLERETREGDVTARHGGEEFTALMVDCELADAAVRADQLRGRIATDSAGWPHRITVSVGVAELAPGSKLGVSGLLTNADHALYAAKRNGRDRIALYTPGLGAPAD, from the coding sequence GTGCTCGAGGCCCCGCCGCCGATCCCGGTGCCCCAGGCCGCCCGGCGCACGCTCTACACCGCCTCCGGGGGCTTCTTCCTGGTGGGCGCGGCGCTGAGCACGGCCTCGGCGGTCGCCTTCCGCCAGGGGCTCCCGCCGCGTGACCGCGGCCCGGGCACGGTGTGGACGGTGGCGTTCACCTGCGCGGGCGTGGCCGGGGTGATCGGCCTGGTGCTGCTGATCTGGCGCAACCGGCTGGCCGAACGCTACGCCGTCGCGCTGCCGTTCCTGGCCGTCTTCCTGACCGCGCTGCCGATGCTCTGGAGCCGGGTGATGACCCCGACCGGCGCGGTGCTGATGCTCTGGCCGGTGCTCTACTCGAGCTGCCTGCTCACCGAGCCGGTCACCTGGGCCACCACCCTCGCCTGCGTGATCGCGCTGATCGGCGCGAGCTTCGTGGACCCGCACCTCGGCCTGACCGACTACAGCCCGATGGCGGCGACGCTGGTACTCACCGGCCTGGTCGTCGTCACCCTGCAGCGCCGGGTGCGCGGCCTGGTGGCCGAGCTCGGCCGGCAGGCGAGCACGGATCCGTTGACCGGCCTGGCCAACCGGCGCACGCTGCTCGACGCGCTCCGGCGGCAGGCGGCCGAGCACGGCCGGCGCGGGGCCGCGCTGTGCCTGCTGATGATCGACATCGACCGGTTCAAACGGCTCAACGACACGGCCGGGCACGACGCCGGCGACGAGGCGTTGCGCCGGCTGGCCAGGCTGCTGGAGCGCGAGACGCGCGAGGGCGACGTCACCGCGCGCCACGGCGGCGAGGAGTTCACCGCGCTGATGGTGGACTGCGAGCTGGCCGACGCCGCGGTGCGAGCCGATCAGCTGCGCGGCCGGATCGCGACGGATTCCGCCGGATGGCCGCACCGGATCACCGTCAGTGTCGGCGTCGCCGAGCTCGCGCCCGGCTCCAAGCTCGGCGTGTCAGGCCTGCTCACCAACGCCGACCACGCCCTCTACGCGGCCAAGCGCAACGGCCGCGACCGGATCGCGCTCTACACGCCCGGCCTTGGGGCGCCGGCGGATTGA